The proteins below are encoded in one region of Juglans microcarpa x Juglans regia isolate MS1-56 chromosome 4D, Jm3101_v1.0, whole genome shotgun sequence:
- the LOC121260333 gene encoding auxin-responsive protein IAA16, giving the protein MSSILKVDHRDKYSTINFEETELRLGLPGGGGNDGDAVKNSSKRGFSETVDLKLNLSSKELSSAAKNEVEKMKEKSTALPRSTTTTTDPAKPPAAKAQVVGWPPVRTFRKNIVAVQKNSSTRDEAAEKGSVSSAAAFVKVSMDGAPYLRKVDLKLYKSYQELSAALGKMFSSFTIGNCGSQGLMKDFMNESKLIDLLNGSEYVPTYEDKDGDWMLVGDVPWEMFVDSCKRLRIMKGSEAIGLAPRAVEKCKNRS; this is encoded by the exons ATGAGTAGCATTTTGAAGGTGGATCATCGCGACAAGTACAGCACGATTAATTTCGAAGAGACGGAACTGCGTCTCGGATTACCCGGCGGAGGTGGAAATGATGGCGATGCAGTCAAGAATAGTTCGAAAAGAGGGTTTTCAGAAACCGTTGATTTGAAGCTTAATCTTTCCTCCAAAGAGCTGTCTTCCGCGGCCAAGAACGAAGTTGAAAAGATGAAGGAGAAGAGTACTGCTCTACCACGctctactactactactactgatCCTGCAAAGCCCCCAGCAGCCAA GGCTCAAGTTGTGGGTTGGCCACCCGTACGAACATTTCGAAAGAACATCGTGGCCGTCCAGAAGAACAGTAGCACTAGAGACGAAGCAGCCGAGAAGGGTAGCGTGAGCAGTGCTGCTGCCTTTGTTAAGGTTAGCATGGATGGTGCACCATATTTACGCAAGGTGGACTTGAAGCTGTACAAGAGCTACCAAGAACTCTCTGCTGCCTTGGGCAAAATGTTCAGCTCCTTTACCATTG GTAATTGTGGGTCACAAGGATTAATGAAGGATTTCATGAACGAGAGCAAGTTGATAGATCTCTTGAATGGTTCCGAGTACGTGCCCACTTATGAGGACAAGGACGGAGATTGGATGCTTGTCGGCGATGTGCCATGGGA GATGTTTGTTGATTCTTGCAAGCGTTTGCGAATAATGAAAGGATCCGAAGCCATTGGACTTG CACCGAGAGCAGTAGAGAAATGCAAGAACAGAAGCTGA